From Camelina sativa cultivar DH55 chromosome 5, Cs, whole genome shotgun sequence:
AAGAACAACGACGAGCCAGCCATCTCAATTACTCTCTCACTTGGGGTTCCTGAGGACGATAATGACAGAGTCTCCACGCAGGAACATCTTGCTGATGAATCGATCTCTGTTGACAGGAAGcgctttcttctttcctttaccGGTTTTTGGGacctaaaaaaaaaccagagaacCCATGTAAGAAATGGCACTTGTTTATACATGAACCAGAGACATAAAATGGATACAGAAGTTTACCTCAGTCCACATCTCTCTGACATTTTCAAGAACCATGTTGCAGTGCCTGTCAAACGCTCTAACTCGCCCAAGGAGTTTCCTGTTGTTACGGCAATTGATCAAGACCTGAGTGTTGTTCTTAACACTCATCATAAGAACAGAGAGTGGTCCAGTGTTGAACTCCTC
This genomic window contains:
- the LOC104788616 gene encoding small nuclear ribonucleoprotein Sm D2-like isoform X1 translates to MSKPMDEDTNQGKTEEEFNTGPLSVLMMSVKNNTQVLINCRNNRKLLGRVRAFDRHCNMVLENVREMWTEVPKTGKGKKKALPVNRDRFISKMFLRGDSVIIVLRNPK
- the LOC104788616 gene encoding small nuclear ribonucleoprotein Sm D2-like isoform X2 → MSKPMDEDTNGKTEEEFNTGPLSVLMMSVKNNTQVLINCRNNRKLLGRVRAFDRHCNMVLENVREMWTEVPKTGKGKKKALPVNRDRFISKMFLRGDSVIIVLRNPK